ATTAACTCAGTAGAATCCCATCAATTATAACGGCTACATAAATTATGAAGGCTTACAGGATTAGAATTTACTGTCTTTAAAGTCTGCTTTTCCCAGTATTGGCTCAACACTTTCATTTCACTGAATCTGCAAGAATCATGAACTAACAACACGCAACCAGAGTGTGACTTGCTGTCTACCAGTTACTTATTGTAGGGAAACTCCAGCAGTTTCTTGGGGTTATTTGCTTAAGTGAATACAGAAAGTAcctcttgactttttttttttccctatacaTTTAGAGCTTTAACCAAGAAATGGCAGCAAATCACATTAAAACATTACTGATTGAAAACATTACTACATTAAAACTCTACTGACTGAAACCTGCAGCCAAACTGGCACTGAAGAACTTCCACAGATGAGGCTACAGAGTTGTGCCTGCACCAATGCCCACAGTAGAGAAGACTGAATAATCATTCATGGATTACAGTTTGGGTTCTCTGTGCCCACAGAAGAAATGCCTCCTCAGCAACAACTGTGTATTCCTAAACTGAAGGAAACTGgcacttcagcagcagatgctaataaaaatatacataaaaatcCTTTCAATCATTTATTCTAGTTGATTTAAAACCTCATGTGTTTTCTGCCAAGTGTAAAAACATTTTCGAGTCATACAAACTAAATATATAGCCCATGGtgcaataaaatgaaatcagCACATAGGAGGGAttatccatttttattttctttagaaatggaTCAATGAAATCACTGTGCTCCAGgaacacacttaaaaaaattacaccaGGTAGCATTTCCTTTAACAAATTTTCACATTGCTTATAATTATGCAGACTGGATCTGGGATAATAGAAAGATGAATCCAGTGTCACCCCAGAGTTCTGTGACAGCCAAGTACATTCACAAACCCACCCCCCTCACCCCCCCAATTCCTCCAACACCTGCGGAATCCCACTTCTACATCTAGCTAAAAATATTCTTGTCAAAATAGAAAAAGATTTTCCTACAAAAATTTTGGGGGAAGTCATGACACTTCATCTAAATTGCTTTGCAGACAGCTAAGTAGGGTGATCAGTCTTCCCgaaaagctcttttttccaAGATTTCAGCCGGATTTTGATGTTCCTAAAAATAGTCCAACATTGCCACCATGTGGTCAGGGACGGGCGCGCTCCCCGGGACAGCTGCGCAGGACGgctcagggaaaagcagggacgAACACCTCGGCAATGAGCGACCACGCTGCAAGTGGAAAAGGAAACTGGATCCTGAGAACTGAGTCCTTATGCCGGGAAACCAACTCGTAAGTATGGACCAGggtaaggaaaataatttaagctATTTTGTGGTGAATTCTTCAGCGTTGTGACGCTCCCCTCGCTAAAGGCACAATCCATTTCTGCTCGCTTTTTTTCTCAGTACAGCACGTATTTGCcaacaaggaaaaaatctaAGCGTATGCAAAATGCCTAAGACCATTCATTTCTTCAAATATAATCATACTTGAAAATGTCAACATCTTCTTCCTGGAGTTCAGGAAGCTGTGGAAATTGATTGAAGAGATGATCTTTCACAAAGGCTTCTTCATCGCCGCCTTCCTCACACTGAAGAGATATGCCTCATAAATAATGTTCAGGAAGTTGTCAtcattctgaaaaacaaaacaggcacTTGTTGGCAGGACAACTGGAGTAAAGAGATTAAAAGGTTTATTGCATTTTACAGACCTGACACTTTTTagtctcttttaaaaaagagagcaaCAGCAAAGCCCTTTCCTTCACTGAAGATCTGTTCTATTTCCCATTACTGCAACTCAGTAAGGAGCAAGGAGTACACAGCAAGAAGATTTTCTAAACTCACAGTGCATTTAAATGGAGTTATTGTTGCATAATAACTCAGTGACAATACTGAAGTTACAACCCTGCTATTTCTCTTCTTTGCCCTCCTTTATCTAGGGACTTCCTTAAGTTGTGTCCTCTATCAGGTCAGGGATGGTTCCAAGCATGTCTGAAGGAATAATGAAACACTCTGGATTGTGATCCTACACCAAAATCCTACACGGGAAAATCCTTGCATCTTGTTCAGCTCTTATAGGCTTAATGCTCCCTAAGGGATGCTGCTCCTTTTGCTGTGACGCTtaactttttccttctggagaaCATTTTGCAAGAATGAGTCAGCCCACATTAAGAAAGAATGTTATAAGCAGCTCACATAAACATATGAGGATAATTACAATCAAGAtaatatttaaggaaaattaGGTGCATCCAAGATTGTAGTTTTATATAATGGAAAATGACAGCTGACAAATTGGCAGTGAATAATTTCAAGGTAACTCAGTTAATCCTAACTACCCCCAAGAACAGCAGggttaaatatatattttacaagTACAAAGTTACAGAGGGTAAACCCCAATTTTCCTTGGctagtttttcttctttaacttCATGTATAGTTTCAATAGTATCCAGACACCCCAAGTATATAAAGACAAGATaatgtgatatttttttaatcccaaaaTAAAAGTAcagggaaaaatgagaaagccCTCCAGCTTGTTAAAGgtagtatttattttctgaatttgtaacttaaatgacattttaagtAACTTACAATAATGAGTTTCAATTTTATTCCAAAGCCATACAGGCACATAGTTTTGACCTACAAACTGGTCGTGTTTCTCTGCCCCCTGTGTTCTGCAGGTTTTCAGTTATGTAATCTCTCCTCAACTTCAACTCTTCAGATATTAAGcaagttaaggaaaaaaaaaaaattatgcatcaTGCCAAAGCAGTAAACAATCATCTCATACATAACATTGTTAATGCTTTGTCACAATTAAACCTGAAAAACTTcagcaaaatgaattttattcAATGTAATTCTCTATTTCAAATGCTAAACTGAATTAACATACATTCATGTTATCTAGcccatattttaaaattgctcaCACTCATCCTGCAATTTTAATCTCCCATCTGAATTCCTCTTACTGCTAACACACATCTCTGAAATATTTGGCAGCTAGGATAATCACCCATTATTTATCCTTGGCTAAAAATATAATAGATGTCTCTCTGGCTCAGAGGCTGACCTTACAATGCTTTCAGTcatctttgttcttttccacCACATTTATTACCTTTCCTGAACCCCAAACCAGATGCATTAATCAAAATGCAGTTGGGCCAGCAGCGTGCAAGGAGAACCTATCGCATCACCCTGGCACAAGCAGCCCAACTTccaacatttatttaatttcgTTTTGCCTTTTGACAGACACAACAAATACAGGGTGCTTGCATCAAAgcgggcagcaggattttaaGCCAAGTGGGAGAACTGCTGGCACCGTACCTGGATGAGGTGTAGAAGcgtttcctgcagctgcagcttggtgatggaggtgctgctggccacGGCCGCCtccggggctggcaggggcaggagcaggctggcagagccGGCAGCGGGCTCGGGGTTTGCCGCTGCCAAGCGCCCGCTCTCAGCAGCTTTGGGTGGAGCAGGCGTGGGCTGGGTGAACACCATGGGGGACATCAGCAGGGTGGGGCTCACAGTGGCAGGAATGCGCTGAGGGGAGATGACCTGTCCAGATAGAAACACAGGCATCAGGTAAAGCTGTCTGCTTCGTTCTGTGGGAATGGAGCTGGTGAGAACCGCAGAGATtggcagtgggcacagctgctggagatcAATACTGGGATGTAAAACTCCAGCTCAACACCATCGACTTCCAGATGAAAAGGTCCTCCATCCAATTTGAGATTGCAGACATGGATTCAAGTGGGATAATTCTATCTGATAGGCAAATGATCTCAGGACAACATCGTTTTATTAGAGGAATCAGACTACTATTAAATATCAGCACTTAGAGAATGCAGGTGTAAAGTCTTccacacagggacagcaagTCATGAAGTTTAATCTTTGAGAACATGAGACGTGCAAATATCACTGTTAAAGACTAACCCCTGTACCTCGTTATaactttcaaataaataaataaacatatgtgtgtattttaCCTTCTCATTTTACttaaggagagagaaaacaaaaccacagattCAGTGATTTAGCTGACGATGCATATTGAGCTCATGGCACTGCCAGAAACAGAACAGACCCACAACCAGCCCACCCTTGACAGAATCTAATTAGCCCTCGAAGAGAACCTTGGTGCTGCAGCAGTACCCTCAGTATCCTAACCACGCTAATTTCACCTTCAAATTTCACAGTGAATCTTGGAACTGTAAAACATGCCTGATTAGCAAATACTATTGGATATAATATTAGCAAATACTATCACACGTAATATACAATATAGTAGAAAGTTAATTCATTCAGCTTGCAGACATCAGATCTCTCTCCAGGTAATTCCAGCAATAAATCTTATCCTGATCAGCCATCTTCTTGCCATTCAAGTAGCCAATCCTTTTAAAGTACATACAAAGGAATTGATACAAGCTCACCAAAGCTCCTCCCTTTTGCACTATTTAATTGCTACCATATTAAGGTGAAAGGCTACTGAATCACTTCACTCTGTGTCCTGGATTACATttcaattttaaagaaaaattaaggtTAAGAAAATAGAACTGAGGTTGATCTCCTAGGTATGCAAAAACACACAGATTAGCATTAAAGAACACATTTTTGTGGCCTGTTTCTCTCCTAGTCAATACTGTTCTACCCAAGACATTTCTGAACAATATTTGTGAGACCATGATATaaagagaaatagaaacaaagagaaatagaaacaaaGTGGACTGAGATTTCGTGctgttttatggaaaatttaAGGAGGCAGAAAGACTAGGGGTCAGGAAAGAAAGCATGCAACATACACCTAATACAAAACTCTcgtttttttcctcccaataTTTACCCAGTTAGGTAAATATTGTGTCTGTTTCCCAAACACAGAGTACTACAAAACTCTAGACTACAGCCTTCTTCCAACCCTACAGTATGTAATCAAAACAGCAATGGCCAGGTCCATGTTCCAAGCCTCTGACCGAGCAGAGGTATTACAAACTGACTGAAGCTTTGCACACCTATGCTTGAAAAACACCacttattttagaagaaaactaATGTGAGTCCAAAGTGACATCCCTCTGTAGAGTGAGACCTTCAGACTCTGCACGGATCTTGTCCTGCCTGTGGAACACCAACCACCCCCAGATACTCATCCCAATGCTTCTGCTTTACTCATCCACGCTGCTGCAGCAACCTCTCTTCAATTTACCTCCAGCAAAATTGGCAGGGCTTGCTTAAACAAGATGATTCTTCCTAATGGGATTTCAGGAATGCATATACAAAACTGCTCTACAAGGGCAGAAACCTCCTGCAACGGGAAGgttgggagcagctggaggagataCAGTGTCCCACTAACAGAGCTTAATCTACAGCAGACTCTGTCAGCCCCAGATAACACAGCCTTCCAAACCCAAAGACGTTTTGCCCAAGGCATACAAACAAAACCTGAGACAAACTGTGCCTTTAATAATACACAGCTCCTCCTGACAAGCACATGTTGTGGTTTAAAAGACTCATGAAGAATGCTTTGTCTTCTCTGGATAGCGAGGTCTGTTAGGTAGGACATGCCAAACATATGGAAACTATATGGGATGAGCAATATTGCCATCTGCTGGTGACACAGCCAACATCTACAGGGTCGTGCAGAACATCAAATACTGTGTCAGAAGAAGAAGGGAGAGTGCATGTGTCTTTTTTCAGTGCAGAGGATTTATGTCTGTCCTCAATGTTAGAATGTATTTTTGCTAACAGCTCAAGCTCAAAGCTTTTGCCATTGAACAAACCTTTACAGAAAAAGCATggattgtttgggtttgttttcaaaataaagcaacGTTTTTATTTGAGATGGAGCTCAGATCACCTTGAGTCACTGGGACAACTGACACCCACCAGAAAACAGGATGCTGATCTTGGCATTACCAGTGCAATTCCTGTAACACCACGTTTTTTCAGAAGGCACTGTAAATGCTCTGTAAGGACACTACAGCCTTTGGACCAATCTTTTAGCTTTGAGTAACTTCTCACCAGTTGTAACAGCCCTTCCAAAATTCTGTTCATCAACCTCTTACCCACAGAAACGGAGCTGCTTCTTCATCCATTATCTCCAGCTGTCAGGTCAACACTTAAATCTCTGAGTCACTAATAACAGAGTAGGAGTCTGCCATCAGCTGTGCAGCAAtgaagaaagaacaagaaaaaatgtgcagaatAACTGGTGCAGTATCTAACACCCTTCCCCTGAAGCCCAAATGCTCACTAAGATATCAGATTGGTGCTCTGTGTGGCTGTTGGCAGCTGGATGACACCACAGCTGGCAGATTCACGTAACACCACGAACCAAGGAGTGCCCTGGGTCTCCTGCAATGCAAACTGGCACCTTCTGTGGCTTCCTGTGTGAACAGACTCCCAGGTGGAGCAAGTGCTCCTCTGGAACATCAGCACCCAGCGTGTGCTGTGGACCTAAACAGGTTTCAGAGGCGTTGCTTAAAACTGAGAACATAATTCTAAGAATGGTTCAGGAATTTTAAAGGCAGTTAATTAAAACACAGCTGGCTACACTGCTAACATTGCTTTGTCTTTCAAGtttaatttagaatattttaattgatgTTTAGCTACAGAagctgaaattactttttgaaaCAAGTTTAATGCACTTATTTGCATTATACAATTGCTGAAACTGCAGTCAGGACAACAGAGAAGCAGTGCTGTGATGCTCACACCATGGCCACTGGGGTTTCATGCACATACTCAGAAGATGTAACattatgtaaaaaatatattcttgatggaaaaaatgctgcaagaaatgcaaaaaatgaGCTGCAAGATATGTGGTCTTCTGAAGAAATGATAAATTTGTGTCTGGGTTATTGTAAGCACTTTTAAAGCCATAATTCTGATTAGCATAAACACTTAAGCATGCATGTACCTATAATCAGGATAACACATGCCAAACACTAAACATATTCCTAAAAGCCCATTGTAGATTAATGCTTTCTTATTGTCTCTTAAGCACATGTTACTCACTGTCTGCATAAGGAATATATCACAAAACAGGGCTGGCACCACACCAGGCTGAATGCTTCCAAGTATTATTctctggcttttgctttttttccttttttttttttttttctcttttcccattttttttttggtagctgGTCTCTTCCTTTTCATGTGGGAGATCACAGTTCTTGTACCATATGGAGATGCAGCAGAAGCCAATTTAAACTTGGACTTGTAATGTGTCAGTTGTGGAAAGGACTATTGCTTACATTTTCTTAGTGCTGCTGATGGATTTAGGGTGTTCCTTTAATCTGATTTTCCCAACAACAGACATTGCTCAGATATCTCTCTATTCCTGTCagacttttgctttttctgtatgCTGAAGCGTAGTAGGAGAGGCAATACCAAAAGACAAATAATTACAGAGAGCAAACCTTTTGCTGCACTTGTTGTCAGAATCTGCTTTGATCAATTTTGCATGAGCATGTGCAGATATATTTGTGCCAATTCAATTTCACTCAAATATCTACTCTGCAGGCATGGCAGCACTTGAAGCCTCTGGTCTACCGCAAGGATAATATTATAAAAAGATTAATGTTGGTTTTAAAAGTTGGTTTTTATCTTCCAGGttgtttttcaaaagcaggCATGTTTGGTGTGGCTAATTCATGGCTTCCAAAGGAACAGAgttcttccttcatttttagcctccctgcttttgcttttgtggCAATCTGCTGCACGTGAAAGAGGCCACTCCTCCCAGAATGCACAGCTTCAGGTGTCCTAAGCCATCATTAGTGACACTTTTGTTATCATTTTTAGTCTATGCATTAAATCTCCAAATGTGAGGCATCTAATATTGTGttgagagcagctgtggcagcctggGAAGCCACTCCTCGACAGCCTCAGTCTCCTTgttctgctcacagccctgcaaaGGAAGACTGAGAATCTCagttactgctttttttttttttttttttttttttagggaaactTGCAGCAATAATCACAGTGAAGGAGTCTTGTTCCAGAGAAGACTTTTCTTTTCTCACAAGCTGCTCTTCTATCCATACTCAAGCAGTCAAACTGTTGCAATTGCCTTAGACCAGACCTCAGGAATTGCCCTTCCATACTGCAACTAATACTGGCACCACTGTCTTTTTCACATATACAAAATAAAGTCATTTGCCATAGGGGCGTCTGTAGggatttttcatctgaaaaatatatcagcatatttccttattttttattcatgcaTACTGACTTACAATGTAGAGCCTGGACTTGCCTCGTTTCACTTTTACCTTCATTATGTCCTCCCTCATGCTATCAGTACATGTACCGGTGAATCACACAATTTCTTACATTTAGAGCAGGCAAGTTCCATTCCAAGTGAAAACAAATCAATTTGTTTGACTTTGGATCCTCcttttattctttagctctcCACCGGAAAGTCAAAGTTACCATCTGCAAGCAACTGattctgaataatttcaatGACTAATCCCCAAAAAACTCTTTCATACAGATTCAAATCCTACTGCattaattaaaagaacaaaaataatgatGGCTATTTGCTGTATCAAATTAATATTCCTCCCACCTCTCTCATGGAATTAGAAAACTTGACCTGTCACAAACTTAGTGACAGATGTGGCTCGTTTATTATTAAATGACTCTTTCAGCCTCTTAGTGTATAGAAGATCTTTCTAGGATGTTGAAATACCCTGTAGTCTTTCAATCAGGTTTTGACAGAAttagaaaaatagaataaatgagaaaaacagaataaaagagaaatacaagaaTAAAATAGTCACGATAGAAAAGCAACTTTTCAACTTTGCACTGGAAAGGGGAACACTTGGCATCAGTAACTTCTAGACTCCCATATAAATCAGACTCCAGTACCCCACAGCCTATCCTaaaaaggaagctgaaaagGGTTTAGATGCATTCTCAAGACAGGACATGTAAAGACATTCTAGTGTAGAAAATCCTACAGAAAATGAAGTTGTTAAAGACAGTAGTTGTTTTAGATGGGACATTTTGTAATGGCACATGTTGCTTTTctgaagaacataaaaatatacTCATCAGAGAGATACAGTCTCTTAACATCTCCTGAATTTTTTAAGACACCAGTCTGACTTCTAGGAtcaaataaacagaattttttgaTGTCATTCAGGCACGAGACCTTTTTTCAAAACAGTACAcagcaaattaaagaaaaatagctaACGAATATCTAGAAGTAGCAGGTGTGGTACAAGATAACTAACTGACcaatataaaaatacttctaaaatcTGCTGTTAGAAACAAGGGACCTTTCAAGTATCTTTAGCAAATGGCATACAAAAGAATGCACATCTACACAGAGAAAGCTATGActaattttgcagaaaataattattaaacCCAAAATATTACACTCAGTAGCAAGCAATTACATGTAACTGCCCAAGTATGGCAAGTGAAAACTAGGTGACTTTTCAAAGGGGCCCTGGGACAAACCAGCACTGCAGTATTTCTGGTCATCATTGATATGTAAGAGATGTGGCCTTCAGGATTTACAATATCACATTTGGTAAATCAGAACTTACTCAATGTTGGGAAAATATCACCTGCAAAATGAATCGTGTGCAACATGCAGCAGGACCACGAAGCCAAGTCTAACCTCAGAAAACACCAAGTTTAAAAGACTGCAggatttgtatttatttatgatgAAGTTCCCCATTTACCTGGAAGaaactgctctgttttctgaCCTCAGAAAACACCAAGTTTAAAAGACTGATggatttgtatttatttatgataAAGAAGTTCCCCATTTACCTGGAAGAGAGTGCTCTGTTTTCTGACCTCAGAAAACACCAAGTTTAAAAGATTGCAGGATTAGTATTTATTTATGATGAAGTTCCCCATTTACCTGGAAGAGagtgctctgtttttctgtgcctGGAGCTTTTTCTATCCAGGAATCCAGTGGTTTCAGGGTGTTGGTGTTCTGGGTGACAACTGGGAACTTAGCTGCCAACGTTGGTCTGCTGGACACGTGGAGCTGCTGTTCTTGTTGCACTATCTGGAGTTTTTTCAATAATTCTTGAGGTGAAATCACCCCAGAATTGGCTGCTTGATTGCCAGAGAGAGGAAGCGGCTGTCTGGGAAGTTTGGATTGCTCTTTACCAAGTGTCTGAGCCTCTAAAGTCTGGCCTGGTAGGGACCCATTGAAATACACCAGAGGGGGCTGGCTCATGTTATTTaccggcgctgccggggctccaacaggagcagcagtcCTGCTGAACACGGAGGCTGTCGAGTTCACAGGTCCTGTGGCACTGGGCTCCATTTTAGCCACCGACCCAGGCTGACtttgcagcttctgcagcaggctctgggtgcCAGCAGCGTCCTGAGCTCCGTGAGGCGCGGCGATGCCGTGGGAAGCCACGGGCTGGAAGAGGCCCGTGAAAGTCTCCCCCACGGCGGGGACGCTGCCATTTTCACAGAGGCGGCTCTCGGGGAACTCGGCGAGCGGCTGGAGCTCCGTGCCCCGCACCATCAGCTTCTGGATGgcggggcacagctgcttctcGGCGCCGGGGGAGTGCCTGCCGGGCTCCTCGTAGGACAGCGAGCGCACCACACCCTGCCGGACGGGGAggctctcctggtgctgcttACCGAGTGCTTCTGAGCCTTCCGCCTTGTCCTGTTTGCCAAACAGCGCTGTCAGAGATAagtgctggggctcagcatCCGCGTTCTGCGAGGGGACAGAGGAAAGGAGTTACATGAAGTGGTGACAATATTTAGCCAGCAGAATTCAATGAAAAGCTGAGAAAGCTGctatgctctttttttttttcccccatgagGATTTTTAATAGTTTTGTCACATAGGAAGGGCAAGAAGACTGTTGTCAAGCTGCTAATGTGGGAGAAAATCAGCGAATCTGAGACTGAGCAGTGGCTTTGCTTTAAATAACATGAAAGAGCATCTTCTTTTACAGCCATCAGTACAATATTAGTACGAGACAGAAATCTGCCTGTGTATGAAGTAGAGCCACTTCTTGTGCATCTGCTGGTCACAGCTGAATTCAATTTTTAGGATTTTGCACTGTGATTTGGCTTGAAGATATACCAAGatacttttctttatttcaatgACTTCCCCTGGggaggacacacacacacacacacacacacacacacacaaaaagccacaaaacccctcaaaaagTGTGGTCCAGCAATTAACTAGATCAGCTTGTGATCAAAACAGCCCCTGAAATTTGAAAGACCAATATTTCTTTGTTGCATCAGCACAGGATGTCTGTAGTTTATGTGTTTCCACATCACACAGTGAGGGTTAGGGAGCTTTTACAAACCAGATTAGTTGTGCTTTAAAATCATTCCTTACAGTGGTTCCGTCTCAAATTCTTGCAGTGACCTCAAATCAATGTTCCTGTTACTcagcgcagcagcagcagtcagaaAACACCACAGATTTTTAccttgctctgctgggagatTCGCTGCTGCTGATTCTCACTCGGCTTCACTGGAATGGGTTTGATTAGGTTGGGATTGTTATAGATTGCAGAGGAACTGGTTATTTGTTTTGGCTCTGAGCAGGTCTTAcactgcaacaaaaaaaaaagatttcttagTATGTGTGACAATGTATTTTCGCCTAGTTCCCAACCACAGTAAAATACAGACATAAGCAGGTATTCAATAACCAAAAATACTAACTACAGCACTGATGATGAAGTATTATGCTATTAGAAGAACTGTAGCAACTGCAACCTGATTTTCTAAAACCACAAGACATATGTAAAACTGAACACTTGATTCCAAGATTTCCCTAGTATGAGACTTCCCTCTAATTTAAATCTCAGTTCTCTTCTTGgccttttgcttttcctgcacttcaaaaacaaaaaataccttttaaaagcACCTTAAAAACCAAGCAACAAACATGCTTTTCCTGCATCCAACAGGCAGCTAGAAGTAGTTTAGATCCATGAAGGATTAATGTGCCcataaagataatttaaaatgcttttgtcaAAAGGTAGAATAATAACTCTTAGGTCTTTTACATAAATCTTCACATGGTAGGAACTTGCAGGATGCATATACATGTACAGAAAAGCAATTAAAGATTGAATCTACTTGTAGAATCAGTAGAATTTCTTGTTATGAAAAAGATGGTCAGAGACAGATTACTAAAAGTGATCAGGGACAAAAAATGTCATGTGGAGCTAGAAGGGTGTGACATAATTCAGAAAAAGCCACATAAAATGCTCCATGAAAGAGAAATAgtaaatggaaaaggaaaacgTGAATAAGATGCTATATATAAGAATATAGTCAATGAAACTAAAAAAGCATTGGGTATACATGGAACACTACTGTCAGTAGAAAAGAAGACAGTCTCTTTGAAGTCACTGTCACTTGATACAGTTGAAACCAAGAAActggaaagatttttaaaagaattatttaacAAGAAGTTAATTCTATTAATTCTTCTATTAATTCCAACCCCACTCTCAAATATACAAAGCTGATCACTTAACCCATTTCTGacaataaacaaataaacaaagacaTGCTGGTTCCAGGGCTGCCCAGTAAACCAGAACTGGAGCTTTTGTGGGGACTTAAGAGGCTTTAGTAGGTCCTCAGCACTTTCAGTTGTTTGTCAGATTGGACAGGTCCTACATGGACCAAAACTGCACTTCAGTAAGattaaatagctttttttgttttccccaaacAGCTCTCTTTCTAATGGCTCTGCCTTTTCTTCAATGTATCTTCTTCTCGTTGCTACTTTTCAGCCCAACCTTTTGGGCAAAACCACATAAACTTCTTCTTTAACACCATGGATAACATCCTCTTGAATATTTCCCAGTGAGTTCTGCAGAATTTAAATAATACCCTCATTTCCTCAGGATATTTTAATAGGCTGAATTCCTCAGAAAACTTAAGTACCTTAGATTCCACTGTCATACCCTGCATAATCACAGAACTAAGCCTATAAAAATGAGGTGAGAAGCAGTAGTGTTTAACAGAGTCATCACTATATGAGCATATTTTAGACCAAATTCCTCAGCCAAATGAGCATCAGTACACACAAGAATGACCTTGACCTGACTTGGTATCATTGCTGTGACTTGATAACAAGGCTAGTAGGTTGCTATCAAACACAGAAGCacatggaagagaaaagaagccTGTGGTGATTCCAGAGGCATCTGTAACTATTGGAGCTCAGAATTTAAAGCCATTTTGGCAGATGGGGAGCACAGCCTTGCTGAGGAGTAAGTCAGGAGCACTGGCATGGCATTTTAAGCAACTGTCAGGTAGCCAGGTAAAGAAGATATCAGGTGCTATTATCtacaaacagcaaaaagcagcatgaaagAAATCCCACCGTTCTCTTTAGTGACAGAACCAGAGAACATCTGGCAATTCCTAAGCCTTGCCTCACAGGTCTGTCCTTTAGTCAGGTGTCCTATTCAAAGCTCTGACGCTACAAAAGATTGCTAAGTAATCAAAAGGTTCTCAGATCAAGTCAAAGA
The Motacilla alba alba isolate MOTALB_02 chromosome 1A, Motacilla_alba_V1.0_pri, whole genome shotgun sequence genome window above contains:
- the DCP1B gene encoding mRNA-decapping enzyme 1B; protein product: MAAALGRGLDISLAALRQHDPYISGIVDVASQVALYTFGHRASQWEKTDVEGTLFVYTRSASPRHGFTIMNRLSMENRTEPITKDLDFQLQDPFLLYRNARLSIYGIWFYDKEECQRIAELMKNLTQQEQFKAQQGTGTGVSPMIMNSANNKEVDILRMLTKAKDEYTKCKTCSEPKQITSSSAIYNNPNLIKPIPVKPSENQQQRISQQSKNADAEPQHLSLTALFGKQDKAEGSEALGKQHQESLPVRQGVVRSLSYEEPGRHSPGAEKQLCPAIQKLMVRGTELQPLAEFPESRLCENGSVPAVGETFTGLFQPVASHGIAAPHGAQDAAGTQSLLQKLQSQPGSVAKMEPSATGPVNSTASVFSRTAAPVGAPAAPVNNMSQPPLVYFNGSLPGQTLEAQTLGKEQSKLPRQPLPLSGNQAANSGVISPQELLKKLQIVQQEQQLHVSSRPTLAAKFPVVTQNTNTLKPLDSWIEKAPGTEKQSTLFQVISPQRIPATVSPTLLMSPMVFTQPTPAPPKAAESGRLAAANPEPAAGSASLLLPLPAPEAAVASSTSITKLQLQETLLHLIQNDDNFLNIIYEAYLFSVRKAAMKKPL